DNA sequence from the Candidatus Buchananbacteria bacterium genome:
TGCAGGAAGCGGTTGATGCGCTGATTGACAATTCGGCCCGACACGGCAAAACCGTGGTTGCTTCAACCGGCCAGAAGCGCATGCTCAAATCATTGGCTGATATTTTGAAAGGTAAACAGGGACGTTTCCGCCAGAACCTACTTGGAAAACGTATCGACTACTCTGGTCGAAGCGTTATTGTCGTTGGACCAAAACTACGATTGGGCGAATGTGGTTTGCCAAAAAAGATGGCATTAGAATTATTCAAACCGTTTGTTATCAGCAAATTAATTCAGCAGGAGTTTGTTCACAACGTTCGCAGCGCTAACCGTTTTATTGAAAGCGGACGCAATGAAGTCTGGGATATTTTAGAAGAGATTGTTAAGGACGCTCACGTTCTCTTGAACCGCGCCCCAACCTTGCACCGTCTTGGCATTCAGGCATTCAAACCCGTTCTGATTGAAGGAAAAGCGATCCAGGTTCATCCGTTGGTGTGTGAAGCGTTTAACGCCGACTTTGACGGTGACCAGATGGCCGTTCATGTTCCGCTGACTGAAAAAGCGAAGTGGGAAGCAGAAAATTTGATGCTTGCTTCACGAAATATTTTGAAACCGGCAACCGGCGACCCGGTCGCGCGACCAACCAAAGACATGGTTTGGGGCTGCTACTATATGACAGCAATTATTGATCGTGAAGGACAGATTGTAAAATCATTTTCTAGTCCGAAAGAAGCCATTTTAGCCTATAATTTGAATAAAATTAAAATCCGTGACCGAATTAAAGTGAAACCGGATGAACCGATGGCGCGCCGACTAAAAGCCGCCGGCATTAAAGACCGGGTTTTTGAGACTTCGGTTGGCCGAATTTTATTCAACCAAACACTACCCGAGGATTATCCGTATGTTAATGAAGTAGTTGGCTCAAAAGGTTTGCGCGTTATTGTCGCTGATGCACTAGAGCGATATGATTTTGAATCGGTTGCCAGACTGCTTGATGAAATTAAAAAATTAGGATTGAAATATTTGACATTGTCCGGCTACTCCTGGGGTATGGGTGACATGCCTAAGATGGAAGAGCGAAAAGAGATTATTGAACAAGGTGAAAAGGAAGTTGACGCTGTTGAAAATCAGTATAATATGGGGCTTTTGACGGATAGTGAACGCCACACCAAGATCATTGAAATTTGGATGAATGTTAAAGAGCGGATCGTTAAGATCAGCCAGAACAAACTGGATCCGACCGGACCGGTTTCAACTATGGTTGAATCAGGTGCTCGCGGTAGCTGGAGTCAGCTGATCCAAATTATTGGTATTAAAGGTTTGGTAACAAACCCGGCTGGTGAAATTATTGAATTGCCTGTTAAAGGTAACTTTAAGAGCGGGTTTGATGTATTGGAATACTTTATTTCAACGCACGGCGCACGAAAAGGTTTGTCTGATACAGCCCTTCGAACCGCAAACGCCGGTTATTTAACTCGACGTTTAATTGATGTCTCTCAGGATGTGATTATTGCTGAAGAAGATTGTGGTGACACTGAAGGAATAATTTTGACCAAGAAAAACAGCGAAGCCATCAACATGAATTTAGCCGACCGAGTGAAGGGGCGAGTGACGCTTGAAAAGATTGTTGACCCAAAGACTAAAAAAGTAGTGATTAATGAAGGCGAAATTATTGACTCCAAAAAAGTTGAAGAACTAAAGAAACTTGACTTGGCCGAAATTAAAATCCGGTCCGTTATCAGTTGTAGAACTAAGCGAGGGGCATGTCAAAAATGTTACGGTTGGGACTTGGCATACAATCGACCAGTTCAAATTGGTACCGCCGTTGGTATTATTGCAGCACAAAGTATTGGTGAGCCGGGTACTCAGCTGACCATGAGAACCTTCCATACGGGAGGTGTCGCCGGACTTGACATTACCCAAGGTTTACCGCGCGTTGAAGAAATTTTTGAAGCCCGACCGCCAAAACATAAAGCATTTATTGCTGAGTTTGATGGCAAGATTGCAATTGAAAAACCGAAAGATCAAAATATCAACCGTCTGAAAACTGTTAAGGTAATTTATGAGCATGTTGACCAGGATATATATCCTTTGTCCAAAGAAGATAAGGACAAGAAACAAAAAGTTTTAGTGAAGGATGGTCAGAAAATTAAGAAGGGCGATGATGTAATGGTTGATTCATCCGGCGAAAAAATTCCGGCAAAACATGACGGAGTTGTAAAAATTGAAAAAGATAGAATTGTTGTAGGAACTAAGGAAGAGAAATCTCACGTGTATCAGATTCCGCCAGAGTTTCATTTGTTGGTTAGCGACGGTGATTTAGTGTCTAAGGGCGACGCTTTGACAAATGGTAGTATGGATTTGCGACAACTGCATCGTTTGCGCGGCAAAGACGAAACCATGCGCTACGTTATCGATGAGATTCAGCAGATTTACTCCTCGCAAGGACAAAAATTGGATAATCGCCATATTGAATTAATTGTTCGACAAATGTTTTCGCGTGTGTTGGTAACGGCTTCCGGCGACACGGAATTGCTGCCTGGCCAAAAGATTGAAAAGGATGAGCTGATTGCTGCTAACGAGCTGGCCGTTAAAAATGGCGGCGCACCGGCTGAGGCCGAAGAGTTATTGCTCGGTATCTCTAAGGTGTCATTATCAACTTCAAGCTTCCTTTCCGCTGCTTCCTTCCAGGAAACTTCCCGAGTGCTTATTAATGCTGCTGTTGAGGGTAAAATTGATGAGCTGCGTGGTTTGAAAGAAAACGTTATTATTGGACGTTTGATCCCGGCTGGTACCGGATTTATTCCTGAGACTGAGGAAAAATAAGAGGTTTTTAACCACCCATTATTAAAACCCCCGCCTGAAAAAGCGGGGGTTTTTTTGGATTTACTGAGGTGTATTTTTATGGTAAAATATATTCGTTCTATGCCTTATTACTAAAGGCAACTTAGCTTTATATCAACTTAAATTTTACCTAAAAACACAATTAGCGTATGGCCAGAAAAAAAGCAAAAACAAACCGAGTTAAAGGGCTTCGGGATCTGAATATCGGACGACCAAATATTGAAGTTTCTGATGAAACTAGGCGATGGATTGGTATTATTTTATTGTTCGTCGTGGGCATTATCTCGTTGTTGAGTCTGTTTGATGCGGCAGGCACAATCGGCGTATACCTAAACAATTTTTTCAAGCTGCTTTTTGGTATTAGCAGGTGGTACATCCCGGTCTTGCTGATTATTATGGCGTACTTTATGTGGCGCCCGGCTGAACATAATTTTAAGAATTCAAATATTGTTGGCGCGGTGCTTTTTATTTTAAGCTTTAATGGATTAATTCATATTATTTTTCATCAAAATGATCTTATTGATGCTGCTCGGTATGGGCTAGGCGGTGGCTATAGCGGTGTATTGTTTTCGTGGTTGTTTTTAAAATTTTTAGGATTTTGGGCCGGAATGATTTTGGCGCTAGCGTTAGCAGTTATTGGTTTTATCTTGATGTTTGAAAGTTATATCGTTGCAGCCTTGGAGCGCCGTTCATCGCGCGTAACTGAGGAAGATGAAGAAGTTGCTGGATTATTGTCAAAAATAAAGAATTATTTTTCCGAACGCAGCTATCAGAAAGCTCAAGCGTCACGTGATCGTCGCCAGGCTGAAGAGGATGAAGCATATGAGTATCCTGAGGATGAAGAAGAAGTGGCTGAAGAGGATGAAGAAGACGAGCCTTCCTTTTTTAACAGAGCGGTTGGTGTAGAAAAACATGGCGGCAAGAAGAATTTGTCTGCCGGCGCTGCTGAAGATGAAACGGATAATTCTAACGATGAGGAGGACCAGGAAACCAAAAAAGATTCTGCGGAACTTACTTCAGGAGTCAGAAAGTTTAAACAGATTCCCGTTGATTTGCCTCTAAGCCTGCTTGATGGCAAGACAACAACCCCTAAGGGCGGCGACCTTAAGGCGAACAAGATTATTATTGAAAAGACACTTAAAAATTTTGGTATCAATGTTGAAATGGGAGAGGCTCAGGTCGGCCCGACTGTTACGCAATATACTTTAAAGCCCGCCGAAGGCGTGAGACTGTCAAAGATTGCTGGATTGAGTGACAATTTAGCTCTGGCTTTGGCCGCTCATCCGATTCGAATTGAAGCGCCGATTCCTAACAAGTCATTAGTTGGTATTGAAGTGCCAAACCAAGCAACTGCGATTGTACCGCTGAAAGATATTTTGGTTAGTGATGTTTTTAAAGCCCGGCGGTCTAATTTGTCAATCGCTTTAGGTATGGACGTGATGGGAAAGCCTTGGCTGGCTGAACTTGAGAAAATGCCGCATCTTTTAATTGCCGGCGCCACCAACTCAGGAAAAAGCGTCTGTATTAACGCGGTTATTTTAAGTCTGCTATTCCAAAATGGTCCGGGCGAATTGAAGTTTATTATGGTGGACCCTAAGCGAGTTGAACTGCCGATTTATAACAACATCCCTCATTTGCTAACGCCGGTTATCACCGACACTAAAAAAACAGTCAATGCGTTGCGCTGGGCAATCAAGGAAATGGAAAAGCGCTTTGATATGTTGTCGGCCGCTCACCATCGTAATATTCAATCATACAATGAAGCTCATGAAGAAAAAATTCCTTACATTGTGATTGTTATTGATGAAATGGCTGACCTGATGGCGGCCTCTGGGCCGGAGGTTGAAGCCGCGATTGTACGATTGGCACAAATGTCACGGGCGGTTGGCATTCATTTGATCTTAGCCACTCAGCGGCCGTCGGTTGACGTTTTGACCGGGTTAATTAAGGCTAATATTCCGGCCAGGGTAGCTTTTTCGGTCACTTCTTTAGTTGATTCAAGGACAATTTTGGATCAATCGGGTGCGGAAAAATTGCTTGGTAAAGGAGATATGTTGTTTGTTTCAGCTGAAATGTCAAAACCAAAACGATTGCAGGGTGCGTTTGCATCAGATGAAGAAATTAAGAGAATTACTGCTCATCTTAAAAAACAAGCTGAACCAGATTATATGGAAGAAATTATTGATAAGCCACAGGCTAGTTTTGGTGATTTTTCCGCTGGTGATGGCGGTGATGGCGGCGACCCGCTATTGCAGGAGGCTAAAGAAATCATTTTTCGAGCTAAAAAAGCTTCAGCCTCTTTGCTTCAGCGCCGGCTACGGGTTGGATATGCGCGGGCAGCTAGAATTTTAGATTTACTTGAGGAGCAGGGCGTGATTGGTCCGGGCGACGGCGCTAAGCCGCGGGAGGTGTTGATTACGAGTTTGGAAGATGATACAATAAAAGACTCCTACGAAGAGGATGAAACTGATGAGCCGTATGAAGAAGATGAAGATTTTGAAGAGGATGAGATGGAAGAAGATGAAGATGATCAGTCGGATGATCGATATAAATAATTCTAATTATGGCCGGCTTTAGCTATAAAAAAATTTCTAATCCGCTGAGTCTGGGTCAAGAGCTGTCAGAGCGACGTAAAAAACTTGGACTAGAACTTGCCGATGTTGCCCACCAGATTAATGTCTCAGTCAAATATTTAGAGGCAATTGAAGAGGGGCGATATGATCAATTGCCCGGTGAGGTGTATGCTAAAAATTTTTTAAGGTCTTACACCAAGTATATTGGTTGCGATTATTATGATTTTTTGAAACGGTATCAAAGCGAACACACGGTATACAAAAAAACTAAATTGCGAGGAGTGGCTGATTTCAGTAAACCGGTTGAGCGGATTTCGAAAATGCATTTGATTGTGACGCCAAGACTTATTAGAACATTTATTGTACTGCTGTTGGTGATGAGCTGTTTTGGGTATTTGGGAATAAAAGTAAAAGCGATTGTGACGCCTCCAGAATTAGTGGTTGCTACTCCAGAAGATAATTTAAAGACGGATAAAAATTTTATTGAAGTGGCTGGACAGATTGAGGCGGAGTCAACGCTGGAAATAAACGGACAGCAAGTATTAACTGATCAGGACAGTCGTTTCAATGAAACAATTGATTTAAAGCCGGGCGTTAATATTATTGAAATTACCGCCAAGAAACGCCATGGTCAGCAGACTAAAGTGTATCGGCAGGTTGTGTTATTGGGTCAGGAGGGTTAAGATAAAAATTAATTAAGTAATAAACAGAAATTATGGTAAAAAAAGACGACAAATCAACAGGCGCAACGATGTCCGATCGTCTCAATGCCGCGCAGCAGGCGATCGAACAGATTAAACAGAAATTTGGCGACGGCTCAATAATGAAATTAGGGGAGGCAAAGCGCATGGAAGTTGATGCAGTATCAACCGGTTGTTTGTCGCTTGATGTTGCTTTGGGTGTCGGCGGTGTACCGCGCGGCAGAATTATTGAGATTTTTGGTCCGGAAGCTTCCGGTAAAACCACGCTTGCCCAACATATTGTCGCCGAAGTTCAAAAAGAAGGTGGTTTAGCGGCGTTTGTGGACGCTGAGCATGCGCTTGATCCTGATTATGCCAAAAGAATTGGCGTGAATATTAAAGATTTATTGATTTCCCAACCCGACACCGGCGAACAGGCTTTGGAAATTGTTGAGACACTGGTTCGTTCCAATGGCGTTGATGTAATTGTAGTTGACTCGGTGGCGGCCTTAACACCAAAGGCTGAAATTGAAGGAGACATGGGAGACACTCATATGGGTTTGCAAGCTCGGTTAATGAGCCAGGCCTTACGAAAGCTAGCCGGCATTGTTTCAAAGAGCCACACAACAGTTATTTTTATTAACCAGGTTCGTCATAAGATTGGTGTCTTTTTTGGTAACCCTGAAACTACTCCAGGTGGCAACGCGTTGAAATTTTATTCTTCGGTTAGGATTGAAGTGAGGCGCGCGGCCCAAATTAAGATGGGAGAAAAAATAATTGGTAACCGCGTGAAAGCAAAGATTGTTAAAAATAAAGTGGCGCCGCCATTTCAAGCCTGCGAGTTTGACATCATGTATAATGAAGGAATTTCAATTGCCGGTGATGCGCTTGACCTTGGTGTTGAACATGGTGTCATTAACAAATCAGGCAATAGCTACAGTTTTGGCGAAGAAAAATTAGGTGTTGGTCGAGAAAACGCCAAAGCGTTTTTGAAAGAGAATACTAAGTTGCTCAAGGAAATTAAAAAACAAATTTGGCAGAAGATAAAAGCAGTTGATAAAAAGGAATAGTTAAACGGTTTAGACCAAAATATAAAAAAATCAGCCGCTTTAGCGGCTGATTTAGTTTTACCCTTTGACTTTGCGGCCCTTACGGCGGCGAAGTTCTTTGGTTTTGGAGGCGAGCTCACGTCCCTTTTTGGTATTTTTTTGGGCGTGTTTGACTCGAGCCTTTTTGGCACTATTCATTCCCATAGTTTTGAAAGTTATTATTCAGTCACCCGTTCGACGTATTCGCCGGTATCGGTGTTTACTTTAATTATATCACCTTCTTTGACAAAAAGGGGAACATTAATTTCGTGACCGGTTTCAATTTCTGCGGTTTTTGTAACTTTGCCCTGAGCTGAATCACCCCGCACCCCCTCTGGGGTGCTGATAACTTTGTAATCAACTTTAATTGGCAATTGGATGGTCAGCGGCTGATCGTCTGTCTTTAGCAAAGTGACGGTTAATCCTTCTTTAAGGAAATATTTTTTATCGCCGATTTTGTCTTCATCAAAGGTAAACTGTTCGTAGGTTTCATTATCCATAAAGTTGTAGCCGGATTGGTCGCTGTACAAAAAGTTTACTTTACTTCTGGTTAAGTCGGCGTCATCAAGGCTGTCAGAACCCTTTAAGGTTTTTTCTAAGACTTTACCATCAACCAAGTTTTTAACTCGTAACCGCAAAATCGCTCCGCCACGGCCCATCTGGACATGTTGAGTCCAGATGACTTCGTAGGGTTGGCCGTTGATTTTGCAGATGGTTCCTTGTTTAATGTCGCTAATTGAGAGCATAGGAATCTATTTGTTGGTAAATGGTAAAAGTGACATAATCCGTGCGCGCTTGATAGCGGTGGCTAGTTTGCGCTGATGACTAGAGCAAACAGCACTTCGTTTGCGCGGCACAATTTTACCATAAGAGGAGATAAACCGGCGCAGCGTCTGGATATCTTTGTAATCAATGTCATTGACGTCGTTGGTGCAGAAATGACATGTTTTTGGTTTGGTTAGTAAGGTGTTAGTTTTTGGCATATCGTAAAATGTTTAATTAGAACGGAATATTTTCAACCTGAATTTCATCTTCACTGGTTGGTTCTGGCTGACTAAAGTCGTTTGAGCCCGAACCCTGATCGCTTGGACCGCCGAAGCCGGAGGTGGTGCCTTTGGTATCAAGCATAATCATGTTGTCGGCAATAATTTCAGTGCGATAGCGTTTAACACCGTCTTGGCCTTCCCAATCTCTGGTTTGGAGGCGACCTTCAATATAGACTTTATTACCCTTTTTCAGATACTGAGAACAAATCTCTCCAAGTTTTCGCCAGGCAACAATATTATGATACTCGGCTCGCTTTTGCTTTTCGCCGTTAGCATCAGTCCAAACAAGGTTGGTAGCAACACTGAAACTACAAACAGTTTGGCCGGAAGGGGTAGTTCTGGTTTCCGGATCTCGGGTTAAGTTGCCGATGATCATGGCTTTATTTAAGTTCATAGGATTATTATTATGAGTTAACGCGCTTGTTGATTGAGTTAATTACATGATGTCGCCTTCAAGAATTTGATCTAGTTTCTGATCAAGGTCTTCAAGCTTGAGACGATCTTTGTCGTCTGGCGCTTTTTCGTCGGCTGGTTTACTAGCACCGTCGGCGGATGTCAAAGCAGGTTTTGCTTTGGTGATGTTAGTTTTGATAACCGTTTTTCTGCTCAAACTGCGCTTAACAATAATGTGGCGCAATAATTCTGAACTGAGTTTTAGATTGCGGCTTAAGTCTTTTAGCTTACTGCCTTCAAGATCAAATTCATACAGCAGATAGTAGCCCTGATGATTTTTACTGATTGGATAGGCAAGCTTTTTTTTGCCCAAACTTTCTTCAAGGGTAATCTGGCCACCGAATTTTTTGATTTCGTCAGCCACTTTTTGTTTGATCGGCTCCAACTCTTCTTCAGTGTAGTTGGCGGCGACCAAATACAACAATTCATAGTGATTGGTCATAGTTTTTTATAAAAAATGCCCAAGGTGTTTCCTTGCGCTATGTAACTACGGTTACGTATTGTGAGAAAGACACCTTTCCTTATCTCTAGGTTGGATAAGGATATTGTCCCTGCAGTAAAGGCGGGACTGGAAAAGGCTTAATTGTTAAGTATGAGCATAGTATCATGATTTTCCGGAGTCGTCAAGTGTGCTATACTCATGGTATATGAAATACGTTTTTATCTTAGGGCACAACCCTAAATTATCAACGGCCGAAGTTTTGGCGGTATTACCGACCTCTAAGATTGTCCGAGAAACGGGGTCTTTTTTGATTATTGATAGTTCAGAGATTGATTGCCAAAAAATTCAGAATCGGCTGGGAGGAACGGTTAAAGTCGGCAAGATTTTAGCGGAGAAAATTGACAAGAATTTGATGGTTGAAATATTAAAACAGCTTAAGAAAGATAACAAATTAAATTTTGGATTGAGTTATTATAATAGTAATAAAGATAAACTTGGCATGGAAATCAAAACCCAATTAAAGGAAGCGGGCGTCAGTTGCCGCTTGGTGGTGAGTAAAGACAAGGCTTTGTCGTCGGTGGTGGTGACTAAAAATCGGGTTGTTGATTTTTTAATTTTAGAGAATCGTTGGCTGGGATTGACCGAAGCGGTGCAGGATTTCGAAGACTATGGCAATCGTGATTTTGGCCGGCCGTCGCGCGATATGTATTCGGGCAGTTTGCCGCCAAAATTAGCAAAGATTATGATTAACCTCGCTCAGTTGCCGCTTGGTGCGAGAATTTTAGATCCGTTTTGCGGCTCTGGCACTGTTTTGCAAGAAGCGATTTTGCTTGGGTATGAGAACGCTATTGGCGCTGACGTTTCGGATAAAGCAATAAAGGATACTAAAGATAATCTACAGTGGCTGAGCCATAACCTCAACGTGGCTATTGATAAAGTAAAAGTTTATCATCATGATGTCAGAAGCATTTCTCAGGTTGTAACAAGCGTTGATGCTGTTGTTACAGAACCATTTTTAGGCCCGCCATTGCGTGGAAATGAAAAAGAGTATGCCATTAAAAAAAACATTGAAGTGTTATCAGAACTTTATTTGTCGGCATTTCACGAATTTGCAAAGATAGTGGATCGTGAAGGCAAGATAGTGATGGTGTTGCCGGAATTTCGGCTTGGTCGCGAAGAATTAAAAATGCCTATTTTGGATAAAATAAAAAAGATGGGTTTTTCCCAGCTTAATAAGGACAGATTGGTGTATGGTCGGCCCGACCAAAAAGTTTGGCGTCAGATTTATGTGTTTAAGCGCCAACTTTGAAGATGACCACGTCACCGTCTTGCATAATGTAGTCTTTACCTTCAAGCCGGACCAGGCCTTTTTCTTGAGCAGCGTGCCAGCTACCGGCCGTCAATAAATCCTGCCAGTTGACAATTTCGGCTTTGACGAATTTTTTTTCAAAATCGGTATGAATCACACCAGCCGCCTGTGGAGCTTTGGTGCCGATCGGAATGGTCCAAGCCTTAGTTTCTTGAGGCCCAGTGGTCAGAAACGTCATTAACCCTAAAATAGCAAAAGCTTTTTTGATTAATTTATCCAGCCCGGACGATTCAATTTGTAATTCTT
Encoded proteins:
- the rpoC gene encoding DNA-directed RNA polymerase subunit beta', whose product is MQEEKKVIDFDALKLSLASPAQIQEWSHGEVTKPETINYRTQKPEKDGLFCERIFGPSKDWECYCGKYKKIRYKGIVCDKCGVEVTRSVVRRERMGHINLAAPTSHIWFLRGVPSKIGLMLDLSPQALEKVIYFADFIITDVDEDLKKETLEQIRQEFKAKKKKIETDFARQLNVVKSKAGEEKKASEDASPAIDKELHIIEKTKQEKIKELENIMKVAEQELKDLKPMKIISEHVYQDLSLKYGHIFEANIGAEAIRYLLEKIDLEKLIHELEQELKAAEQSQGEEKISKRLRLVTNFHKNNLRPEWMIMTTVPVIPPDLRPMVPLDGGRFATSDLNDLYRRIINRNNRLKQLKELNAPEVIARNEKRMLQEAVDALIDNSARHGKTVVASTGQKRMLKSLADILKGKQGRFRQNLLGKRIDYSGRSVIVVGPKLRLGECGLPKKMALELFKPFVISKLIQQEFVHNVRSANRFIESGRNEVWDILEEIVKDAHVLLNRAPTLHRLGIQAFKPVLIEGKAIQVHPLVCEAFNADFDGDQMAVHVPLTEKAKWEAENLMLASRNILKPATGDPVARPTKDMVWGCYYMTAIIDREGQIVKSFSSPKEAILAYNLNKIKIRDRIKVKPDEPMARRLKAAGIKDRVFETSVGRILFNQTLPEDYPYVNEVVGSKGLRVIVADALERYDFESVARLLDEIKKLGLKYLTLSGYSWGMGDMPKMEERKEIIEQGEKEVDAVENQYNMGLLTDSERHTKIIEIWMNVKERIVKISQNKLDPTGPVSTMVESGARGSWSQLIQIIGIKGLVTNPAGEIIELPVKGNFKSGFDVLEYFISTHGARKGLSDTALRTANAGYLTRRLIDVSQDVIIAEEDCGDTEGIILTKKNSEAINMNLADRVKGRVTLEKIVDPKTKKVVINEGEIIDSKKVEELKKLDLAEIKIRSVISCRTKRGACQKCYGWDLAYNRPVQIGTAVGIIAAQSIGEPGTQLTMRTFHTGGVAGLDITQGLPRVEEIFEARPPKHKAFIAEFDGKIAIEKPKDQNINRLKTVKVIYEHVDQDIYPLSKEDKDKKQKVLVKDGQKIKKGDDVMVDSSGEKIPAKHDGVVKIEKDRIVVGTKEEKSHVYQIPPEFHLLVSDGDLVSKGDALTNGSMDLRQLHRLRGKDETMRYVIDEIQQIYSSQGQKLDNRHIELIVRQMFSRVLVTASGDTELLPGQKIEKDELIAANELAVKNGGAPAEAEELLLGISKVSLSTSSFLSAASFQETSRVLINAAVEGKIDELRGLKENVIIGRLIPAGTGFIPETEEK
- a CDS encoding DNA translocase FtsK 4TM domain-containing protein, producing MARKKAKTNRVKGLRDLNIGRPNIEVSDETRRWIGIILLFVVGIISLLSLFDAAGTIGVYLNNFFKLLFGISRWYIPVLLIIMAYFMWRPAEHNFKNSNIVGAVLFILSFNGLIHIIFHQNDLIDAARYGLGGGYSGVLFSWLFLKFLGFWAGMILALALAVIGFILMFESYIVAALERRSSRVTEEDEEVAGLLSKIKNYFSERSYQKAQASRDRRQAEEDEAYEYPEDEEEVAEEDEEDEPSFFNRAVGVEKHGGKKNLSAGAAEDETDNSNDEEDQETKKDSAELTSGVRKFKQIPVDLPLSLLDGKTTTPKGGDLKANKIIIEKTLKNFGINVEMGEAQVGPTVTQYTLKPAEGVRLSKIAGLSDNLALALAAHPIRIEAPIPNKSLVGIEVPNQATAIVPLKDILVSDVFKARRSNLSIALGMDVMGKPWLAELEKMPHLLIAGATNSGKSVCINAVILSLLFQNGPGELKFIMVDPKRVELPIYNNIPHLLTPVITDTKKTVNALRWAIKEMEKRFDMLSAAHHRNIQSYNEAHEEKIPYIVIVIDEMADLMAASGPEVEAAIVRLAQMSRAVGIHLILATQRPSVDVLTGLIKANIPARVAFSVTSLVDSRTILDQSGAEKLLGKGDMLFVSAEMSKPKRLQGAFASDEEIKRITAHLKKQAEPDYMEEIIDKPQASFGDFSAGDGGDGGDPLLQEAKEIIFRAKKASASLLQRRLRVGYARAARILDLLEEQGVIGPGDGAKPREVLITSLEDDTIKDSYEEDETDEPYEEDEDFEEDEMEEDEDDQSDDRYK
- a CDS encoding helix-turn-helix domain-containing protein — translated: MAGFSYKKISNPLSLGQELSERRKKLGLELADVAHQINVSVKYLEAIEEGRYDQLPGEVYAKNFLRSYTKYIGCDYYDFLKRYQSEHTVYKKTKLRGVADFSKPVERISKMHLIVTPRLIRTFIVLLLVMSCFGYLGIKVKAIVTPPELVVATPEDNLKTDKNFIEVAGQIEAESTLEINGQQVLTDQDSRFNETIDLKPGVNIIEITAKKRHGQQTKVYRQVVLLGQEG
- the recA gene encoding recombinase RecA encodes the protein MSDRLNAAQQAIEQIKQKFGDGSIMKLGEAKRMEVDAVSTGCLSLDVALGVGGVPRGRIIEIFGPEASGKTTLAQHIVAEVQKEGGLAAFVDAEHALDPDYAKRIGVNIKDLLISQPDTGEQALEIVETLVRSNGVDVIVVDSVAALTPKAEIEGDMGDTHMGLQARLMSQALRKLAGIVSKSHTTVIFINQVRHKIGVFFGNPETTPGGNALKFYSSVRIEVRRAAQIKMGEKIIGNRVKAKIVKNKVAPPFQACEFDIMYNEGISIAGDALDLGVEHGVINKSGNSYSFGEEKLGVGRENAKAFLKENTKLLKEIKKQIWQKIKAVDKKE
- the efp gene encoding elongation factor P → MLSISDIKQGTICKINGQPYEVIWTQHVQMGRGGAILRLRVKNLVDGKVLEKTLKGSDSLDDADLTRSKVNFLYSDQSGYNFMDNETYEQFTFDEDKIGDKKYFLKEGLTVTLLKTDDQPLTIQLPIKVDYKVISTPEGVRGDSAQGKVTKTAEIETGHEINVPLFVKEGDIIKVNTDTGEYVERVTE
- a CDS encoding 30S ribosomal protein S18; its protein translation is MPKTNTLLTKPKTCHFCTNDVNDIDYKDIQTLRRFISSYGKIVPRKRSAVCSSHQRKLATAIKRARIMSLLPFTNK
- a CDS encoding single-stranded DNA-binding protein; translation: MNLNKAMIIGNLTRDPETRTTPSGQTVCSFSVATNLVWTDANGEKQKRAEYHNIVAWRKLGEICSQYLKKGNKVYIEGRLQTRDWEGQDGVKRYRTEIIADNMIMLDTKGTTSGFGGPSDQGSGSNDFSQPEPTSEDEIQVENIPF
- the rpsF gene encoding 30S ribosomal protein S6, whose amino-acid sequence is MTNHYELLYLVAANYTEEELEPIKQKVADEIKKFGGQITLEESLGKKKLAYPISKNHQGYYLLYEFDLEGSKLKDLSRNLKLSSELLRHIIVKRSLSRKTVIKTNITKAKPALTSADGASKPADEKAPDDKDRLKLEDLDQKLDQILEGDIM
- a CDS encoding RsmD family RNA methyltransferase, producing the protein MKYVFILGHNPKLSTAEVLAVLPTSKIVRETGSFLIIDSSEIDCQKIQNRLGGTVKVGKILAEKIDKNLMVEILKQLKKDNKLNFGLSYYNSNKDKLGMEIKTQLKEAGVSCRLVVSKDKALSSVVVTKNRVVDFLILENRWLGLTEAVQDFEDYGNRDFGRPSRDMYSGSLPPKLAKIMINLAQLPLGARILDPFCGSGTVLQEAILLGYENAIGADVSDKAIKDTKDNLQWLSHNLNVAIDKVKVYHHDVRSISQVVTSVDAVVTEPFLGPPLRGNEKEYAIKKNIEVLSELYLSAFHEFAKIVDREGKIVMVLPEFRLGREELKMPILDKIKKMGFSQLNKDRLVYGRPDQKVWRQIYVFKRQL